In Bacteroidota bacterium, the following proteins share a genomic window:
- a CDS encoding alanine dehydrogenase: protein MSSKIPSAGISVLAQTGALLPQESVLEIRRERKELFIGIPKETVFSENRIALVPESVALLVNNGHRIRIEAGAGSNANFTDSDYSEAGAEIVYSAKEAFEADCILKVAPLSDEELAIVKDRQTIMSIVLARNQKKEYIKALMQKRVTGIGYEYIRDQTELIPVIRAMSEIVGSASIIIAAEYLAKDKNGQGIILGGITGIPPTEIVILGAGTVGEYATRTALGLGANVRVLDSSVYRLKRLQNNIGARVYTSTISPNILSNVLKTADVVIGAIYSNNGHTPCIVSEQMVSDMKYGSVIVDVSIDQGGCFETSQMTTHQHPVYRKYGVIHYCVPNIASRVPRTASYALSNIFTPILLAIGDRGGVDEMLWSDLHVRHGVYMFKGTITNKFMSDFFNLPFRDLDLIMASRI, encoded by the coding sequence ATGAGTAGTAAAATTCCAAGTGCAGGAATTTCAGTGTTGGCACAAACAGGTGCACTCTTACCACAGGAGAGCGTATTGGAAATTCGTAGGGAACGAAAAGAACTGTTTATAGGTATTCCAAAAGAAACGGTTTTTTCGGAAAATCGAATAGCACTTGTGCCCGAGAGTGTTGCGCTACTAGTAAACAATGGACATCGTATTCGAATAGAAGCCGGTGCGGGCAGCAATGCCAATTTTACTGATTCGGATTATAGCGAAGCAGGAGCAGAAATAGTTTATAGCGCAAAAGAAGCGTTTGAAGCCGATTGCATACTTAAAGTAGCCCCATTGAGCGATGAAGAACTTGCTATTGTAAAAGACAGGCAAACTATCATGAGCATTGTATTGGCGCGGAATCAAAAAAAAGAGTATATAAAAGCATTGATGCAAAAAAGAGTAACAGGAATTGGTTATGAGTACATACGCGATCAAACAGAACTTATTCCGGTAATAAGAGCGATGAGTGAAATAGTAGGCAGTGCTTCGATAATTATAGCTGCCGAATACCTTGCAAAAGATAAAAACGGCCAGGGAATTATATTAGGTGGCATAACCGGAATACCCCCTACCGAAATTGTCATATTAGGAGCGGGCACAGTTGGTGAGTATGCCACGCGCACAGCACTGGGGTTAGGTGCCAATGTAAGGGTGCTTGACAGCAGTGTGTACCGTTTAAAAAGGTTGCAAAACAATATTGGCGCGCGCGTATATACCAGTACCATTAGCCCGAACATACTTAGCAATGTATTGAAAACAGCGGACGTTGTAATTGGTGCTATTTATAGCAATAACGGACACACCCCATGCATTGTAAGTGAACAAATGGTAAGTGATATGAAATATGGATCGGTGATAGTGGATGTAAGCATTGATCAGGGTGGATGTTTCGAAACCAGTCAAATGACAACACATCAACACCCTGTATACAGAAAATATGGCGTTATTCATTATTGTGTGCCTAATATAGCCTCCCGGGTTCCGCGCACTGCTTCCTATGCATTAAGTAATATTTTTACACCAATCTTATTAGCAATTGGCGACCGTGGGGGCGTTGATGAGATGCTATGGAGCGACCTTCATGTGCGTCATGGTGTATATATGTTTAAGGGAACTATAACCAATAAATTTATGAGCGACTTTTTTAATCTGCCATTTCGCGATTTAGATTTAATAATGGCAAGTAGAATTTAA
- a CDS encoding gliding motility-associated C-terminal domain-containing protein translates to MNLNVRKLIGILLMLSLFQLFIAKNVQASHIMGGSIQYTSLGFDSIVGKFKFDIRVFVYRYCEPGAAQFAPKLWLGIYSSNINQVNIDTLTWSKKINLISKKFIQPPNLSDSCATLLNVCVEEAIYAETVFLPSTNVGYNLIADVCCRNPNILNLTNPTNQGIAFFAKIPKTSIVNNSPQYAIPPVPFLCTSDTNIVSNTVYDIDGDSLDYSFAWPYNGLGPGGTTNGMPILYPDPIPKVVYAPGYSQLDPFGPSGWHSIDSLTGLTSYYNPNTGFFVVTIIIREYRNGNFIAAYRRDLQLIFIPCPVNNAPQLVGNTQIDYTINEGDSLCFPIEFVDPEGDSIFITHSGLIFDSTVVNPPAILNDVSGLAYDSTHFCWYTTCDAGGPNAYNFTVVASDDGCPPKQTYVVYTINVIPVTSNAVIQGPSVICDPNAGPFMFYVLNTNGDTANYNWLVSNGTIVGGGPGSDTIYVSNVSNALTVTFYETGPNGCSSDPLSLTVPVGSGIPVQAFSNDTICEGESTTLSASGSITYVWSDAGGVIGTGTSITVSPTVTTTYTVTGTDDVGCTSESSVTVTVNPNPALSAIAGVTSACPNLLGALYYVINGNPNSTYTWTVTGGTLISGQGTDSIIVNWGGFGTGTVTLFEVTDGNCTSQPVSISVSINLFIAVPTGPNQNICIGQTAQLGTAVVSGYSYSWSPAFGLSGTDISNPVVTINNTGTYIYTLTVSDTSGCNNTDSVVVTINPLPSISVSPSTNDTICAGDTVTLTGSGAGTFVWYNNDSLINSIGTGNPFTVNPVLTTTYYTIGSDVNGCEDIDSVTIYVFTPPPTSPVISGDTASCTNTQGLVYTVLNVVGTSTYLWNISGGVIVSGQNTPSVVVNWTGTGTATLSVYELTSDGCPSVPTTIIISLNVPAQVPTGGPQTICEGQTTILGDFPIPGYTYAWSPAFGLSSTSISNPTLTLTPAGTYLYYLYVTNAAGCNNFDSVEINVLQAPAISLSAQPSTIICPFDTIILTANGALTYTWYIVGSAVPIGTGTSITVTPSQTSTYYAIGSLGTICDGFDSITVVTHPPQTFGGITGDLNPCYDTIVYAIINPDLSATYTWTVTGGVILNGQSTPTVTIYWSSNSGTISITSLDTNGCESQPYLFNIQQGAQTTSPLATGPQTVCENQAGNYNAVVVPGGAYQWFASGGTINSGQGSSSVNITWNGPAPATGYVYYQITFSTDSFCYGMSDSLTIAILPLPIINGINGNNLLCGIDTGWYSISTAPSATIVWSTTGGTIITTANPDSIGLYLSANGTYTITVIATDTISGCVSNPASLQITKGNLINATATGGGILCPGDSIQIGVTGNGNTYQWLPATGLSSTTVSNPNASPSVTTTYTVTTGDGSGCTASASVTVTVNAQINAQISANSTTVCPGAGAQLTASGGTSYSWSPANGLSNTSIANPTANPNQNTIYTVTVSDGNCTATATIEITIGTVNAVATANANSVCLGQSVQLNASGGATYAWSPPNGLSDPSISNPTASPTTATTYTVLVTDSVGCTGTDTISLAILAAPTVAISNDTIICPGAQAQLLAAGGVQYSWQPANNLSSATVSNPVATPGSSTTYTVTVTNTDGCTATEDVIVSIDATLDADFEWEDSLDCNGATYQFINNSQNAVSYQWIFGDGSSSTDPSPTHTFTLGQAIQVTLIATNGTCSDTLVQFINIASLDTMVKNAPNVITPNGDGLNDCFEIGSIVSFRECSTFEIFDRWGELMYETGTKVNCWDGTNRDGNAVPEGVYYYILKIDKEEFNGFVHVIRN, encoded by the coding sequence ATGAATTTAAATGTAAGAAAGCTAATTGGCATTTTATTAATGCTGAGTTTGTTTCAATTATTTATTGCTAAAAATGTGCAGGCCTCGCATATTATGGGCGGCAGTATTCAATACACATCACTTGGGTTTGATTCTATTGTCGGTAAATTTAAATTTGATATTCGAGTTTTCGTTTACCGCTATTGTGAACCGGGTGCTGCACAATTTGCACCTAAGCTTTGGTTGGGAATTTACTCCTCTAATATTAATCAAGTTAACATAGACACATTAACATGGTCGAAAAAAATTAATCTCATCTCAAAGAAATTTATTCAACCGCCCAATTTGAGCGACTCCTGTGCTACGCTTTTAAATGTGTGTGTTGAAGAAGCAATTTATGCTGAGACGGTATTTTTGCCATCAACCAATGTTGGCTATAACCTTATAGCAGATGTGTGTTGCCGCAATCCGAATATTCTAAATTTAACCAACCCGACAAATCAGGGAATTGCATTTTTTGCAAAAATTCCAAAAACATCCATTGTAAATAATAGTCCGCAATATGCCATACCTCCGGTTCCTTTTTTGTGTACAAGCGATACTAATATTGTATCGAACACAGTATATGATATTGATGGCGATTCATTAGATTATTCATTTGCATGGCCATATAATGGACTTGGCCCTGGCGGAACTACTAACGGAATGCCAATTTTATATCCCGATCCTATACCTAAAGTAGTATATGCACCAGGCTACAGCCAACTTGATCCATTTGGTCCTTCTGGTTGGCATTCGATTGATTCTTTAACTGGATTAACGAGTTACTATAATCCCAATACTGGTTTTTTTGTGGTTACTATAATTATACGCGAGTATAGAAATGGAAATTTTATTGCTGCCTATAGACGCGATTTGCAATTGATTTTTATTCCTTGCCCCGTCAACAATGCTCCACAACTTGTTGGAAATACACAAATTGATTATACCATAAACGAAGGAGATTCATTGTGTTTCCCAATAGAATTTGTGGATCCGGAGGGTGACAGTATTTTTATTACACATTCGGGGTTGATATTTGATTCAACGGTAGTTAATCCCCCTGCTATTTTAAATGACGTTAGTGGACTTGCTTACGATAGTACCCATTTTTGTTGGTACACCACCTGCGATGCAGGTGGGCCAAACGCCTATAACTTTACGGTGGTAGCCAGTGATGATGGATGCCCACCCAAGCAAACCTATGTAGTGTACACTATCAATGTGATACCTGTTACCTCTAATGCTGTTATTCAAGGGCCTTCTGTTATTTGTGATCCCAATGCAGGGCCATTTATGTTCTATGTTCTCAACACCAACGGAGATACCGCTAATTACAATTGGCTAGTTAGCAACGGAACCATTGTTGGTGGTGGGCCTGGCTCAGATACCATTTATGTAAGCAATGTAAGTAATGCGCTAACCGTTACCTTTTATGAAACTGGGCCTAATGGTTGTAGTAGCGATCCATTATCGCTCACCGTACCGGTTGGCTCAGGCATACCTGTACAGGCATTTAGCAACGACACCATCTGCGAGGGAGAGTCAACAACGCTTTCTGCATCCGGAAGCATTACCTATGTCTGGAGTGATGCAGGCGGAGTTATCGGAACCGGCACTTCCATCACCGTTTCGCCAACAGTTACAACAACCTATACGGTAACGGGTACAGATGATGTGGGCTGTACTTCCGAATCTTCAGTTACCGTTACAGTAAATCCGAATCCCGCGCTATCAGCTATTGCAGGCGTAACCTCTGCATGCCCCAATCTGCTTGGTGCTTTGTATTATGTGATAAATGGAAATCCCAACTCAACATATACATGGACCGTTACAGGAGGGACACTAATTAGCGGGCAAGGTACCGACAGTATTATTGTCAATTGGGGAGGTTTTGGCACAGGTACAGTTACCTTATTTGAAGTAACTGATGGGAATTGTACATCCCAGCCTGTTAGTATTAGCGTGTCGATAAATTTATTTATAGCTGTTCCTACCGGGCCCAATCAAAATATTTGTATTGGTCAAACCGCACAACTTGGCACTGCGGTTGTTTCGGGCTATTCTTATTCCTGGAGTCCCGCATTCGGACTTTCGGGTACCGACATCAGTAATCCGGTTGTTACAATCAACAATACAGGAACATATATATACACGCTGACAGTAAGTGATACTTCCGGATGTAATAATACCGACTCAGTTGTTGTAACTATCAATCCATTGCCATCCATTAGCGTTTCGCCTTCTACTAATGATACGATATGTGCAGGCGATACAGTAACATTAACCGGATCAGGAGCCGGGACTTTCGTTTGGTACAACAATGATTCATTAATTAATTCGATAGGCACCGGAAATCCTTTTACTGTGAATCCTGTTTTAACTACTACCTATTATACGATAGGCAGCGATGTCAATGGCTGCGAGGATATTGATTCTGTTACCATTTATGTATTTACGCCTCCACCTACATCACCAGTTATTAGTGGCGATACAGCTTCGTGTACCAATACCCAAGGGCTTGTTTACACTGTATTAAATGTAGTTGGAACTTCAACGTATTTATGGAACATAAGTGGCGGTGTAATTGTATCAGGGCAAAACACGCCATCAGTAGTCGTAAATTGGACAGGAACAGGAACGGCAACTCTTTCTGTATACGAATTAACTTCCGATGGATGTCCATCAGTTCCTACCACCATCATTATTAGTTTAAATGTGCCTGCTCAGGTTCCAACGGGCGGACCTCAAACTATTTGCGAAGGACAAACTACTATACTGGGCGATTTTCCGATTCCCGGTTATACATATGCCTGGTCACCAGCCTTTGGGTTATCATCAACAAGCATCAGTAATCCTACCTTAACCCTAACTCCTGCAGGTACTTATTTGTATTATTTATATGTGACCAATGCAGCGGGATGCAATAACTTCGACTCGGTAGAGATTAATGTGTTGCAAGCGCCTGCTATTTCGCTGTCGGCTCAACCATCCACTATCATATGTCCGTTTGATACAATAATACTTACCGCCAATGGAGCACTTACCTATACGTGGTATATAGTTGGTAGTGCAGTACCTATAGGTACTGGAACTTCTATTACAGTGACGCCATCTCAAACATCTACTTACTATGCTATAGGTAGTTTGGGCACGATATGCGATGGCTTTGATTCGATTACCGTAGTGACTCACCCTCCACAAACCTTTGGAGGTATTACAGGCGATTTAAACCCTTGTTACGATACAATAGTTTATGCCATTATTAATCCGGACTTATCGGCAACGTATACATGGACGGTTACTGGCGGTGTTATTCTCAATGGACAAAGCACACCTACGGTTACCATTTACTGGTCAAGTAATTCAGGCACCATTTCTATTACCTCGTTGGATACGAATGGCTGCGAGTCGCAACCATATCTTTTCAATATACAACAAGGAGCACAAACGACTTCGCCTTTAGCCACCGGGCCACAAACTGTTTGCGAAAATCAAGCAGGCAATTATAATGCTGTCGTTGTTCCGGGTGGAGCGTATCAATGGTTTGCATCGGGTGGAACCATAAATTCCGGGCAGGGAAGCAGCTCGGTAAATATTACCTGGAATGGCCCTGCACCTGCTACCGGTTATGTATATTATCAAATAACATTTAGTACCGACTCTTTTTGCTACGGCATGTCCGATTCTCTTACTATAGCCATTTTACCTTTGCCAATAATAAATGGAATAAACGGTAACAATTTACTTTGTGGTATTGATACGGGTTGGTATAGCATAAGCACCGCACCTTCGGCTACTATAGTATGGAGCACTACAGGGGGTACCATAATCACTACAGCCAATCCGGATAGTATTGGGTTGTATCTAAGTGCCAATGGAACATATACTATTACCGTTATTGCCACCGATACCATATCAGGATGTGTTAGTAATCCTGCATCACTTCAAATTACCAAGGGTAATTTAATTAATGCAACTGCCACGGGTGGAGGTATTTTGTGTCCGGGTGATAGTATTCAGATTGGAGTTACAGGCAATGGAAATACGTATCAATGGTTGCCCGCCACCGGATTAAGCAGCACTACGGTAAGCAACCCAAATGCTTCGCCTTCGGTTACTACGACCTATACAGTTACTACAGGTGATGGTAGCGGATGCACGGCATCGGCAAGTGTAACGGTAACTGTAAACGCACAGATAAATGCGCAGATAAGTGCAAACAGCACTACCGTGTGTCCCGGTGCAGGTGCTCAGTTAACTGCAAGTGGAGGCACTTCTTATTCATGGAGTCCGGCCAATGGCTTAAGCAATACAAGCATTGCTAACCCAACGGCCAATCCAAATCAGAATACCATTTACACGGTTACCGTTAGCGATGGTAATTGCACCGCCACGGCAACTATTGAAATTACTATCGGAACAGTAAATGCGGTTGCCACTGCAAATGCCAATTCAGTATGCCTTGGTCAATCGGTTCAACTTAATGCTAGCGGAGGGGCCACCTATGCGTGGTCGCCACCCAATGGATTAAGCGATCCATCTATCAGCAATCCAACTGCATCACCAACAACAGCAACTACGTATACGGTATTAGTTACAGATTCAGTGGGATGTACCGGCACGGATACAATTTCCCTGGCTATATTGGCCGCACCAACAGTTGCTATTAGCAACGATACTATTATATGTCCCGGAGCTCAGGCTCAGTTGTTAGCAGCAGGAGGAGTGCAGTATAGCTGGCAACCTGCCAATAATTTAAGCAGTGCCACGGTAAGCAACCCTGTTGCAACCCCGGGCAGCTCTACAACCTATACGGTTACTGTAACTAATACGGATGGATGCACCGCTACGGAAGATGTAATAGTAAGCATAGACGCAACCCTTGATGCGGATTTTGAATGGGAAGATTCGCTTGATTGTAATGGAGCTACTTATCAATTCATTAATAATAGTCAGAATGCTGTTTCTTATCAATGGATTTTTGGTGATGGTAGCAGCAGTACCGACCCAAGCCCAACACATACGTTTACACTTGGACAGGCTATACAGGTTACATTAATTGCTACTAATGGCACATGTAGCGACACCCTGGTGCAATTTATTAACATTGCTTCGTTAGACACCATGGTAAAAAATGCCCCCAATGTGATTACTCCTAACGGGGATGGGTTGAATGATTGCTTCGAAATAGGTTCTATCGTAAGCTTTAGAGAGTGTAGCACTTTTGAAATATTTGACCGGTGGGGAGAGTTGATGTATGAAACCGGAACCAAAGTAAACTGCTGGGATGGCACCAATCGCGATGGCAACGCTGTACCAGAGGGAGTTTACTATTACATTTTAAAAATCGATAAAGAAGAGTTTAATGGTTTTGTTCATGTAATAAGAAATTAA
- a CDS encoding EI24 domain-containing protein produces the protein MNAIEDLTEGVNSYVQAHRFIWKHKLWFYILLPGIINLVIFITTFMVMWTWADTISQSIVAFIDARVFTLSILDWLKSATTLFFSILLKVLFVMGYMAIYKYVVLIIMAPAMALLSERTEEIITGKINAFNLTHFLKDVLRGILISLRNLFIELFLYLILLIISFIPIINIPVPIIMFCISSYYTGFGMMDYYNERKRMTMRQSIALLRYHKWKAIANGAGFYAILAIPIIGWLIAPAYTIVAATLVRHRIQNGLPRIGHS, from the coding sequence ATGAATGCAATAGAAGATCTTACAGAAGGTGTTAATTCCTATGTGCAGGCGCATAGGTTTATCTGGAAACATAAGCTTTGGTTTTACATCCTGTTGCCGGGCATTATCAACCTTGTTATTTTTATAACTACGTTTATGGTAATGTGGACATGGGCCGATACTATCAGTCAGTCAATAGTTGCTTTTATTGATGCGCGCGTGTTTACACTTTCTATTTTGGACTGGTTGAAAAGCGCAACCACTCTTTTTTTTAGCATCTTGCTTAAAGTGCTTTTTGTAATGGGTTATATGGCTATATATAAATATGTTGTATTGATAATCATGGCTCCTGCAATGGCATTGCTTTCCGAACGCACCGAAGAAATCATTACCGGAAAAATCAATGCATTTAATTTGACACATTTTTTAAAAGACGTGTTGCGAGGCATTTTAATTTCGTTGCGAAATTTATTTATCGAGTTATTTCTGTACCTGATTTTATTAATAATAAGTTTCATTCCGATAATAAATATTCCGGTACCGATTATCATGTTTTGCATTTCTTCTTATTACACCGGATTTGGAATGATGGACTACTATAATGAGCGCAAACGAATGACCATGCGCCAAAGTATTGCACTTTTAAGATATCATAAATGGAAGGCCATTGCAAATGGAGCAGGGTTTTATGCGATACTTGCTATTCCAATTATTGGATGGTTAATTGCTCCTGCCTATACAATAGTCGCTGCAACCTTGGTACGGCATCGCATACAAAATGGCTTACCTCGCATAGGCCATAGCTAA
- a CDS encoding methylated-DNA--[protein]-cysteine S-methyltransferase: MIKSVSYYNSPIGSLEIVTYDFEVHGCRFLEDMNTGTFAASPFGKVVIDQLEEYFNGKRKSFQLTLGDVGTKFDDLVWDEVCRIKYGTTQSYQQIAERINAPDSVRAVGASNGRNPILIIVPCHRVIATDGSLKGYAGQVWRKKWLLEHEAKIEWGVQTLFT, from the coding sequence ATGATAAAATCAGTAAGCTATTATAATTCGCCAATTGGCTCGTTAGAAATTGTTACCTACGATTTTGAAGTACATGGGTGCCGTTTTTTAGAAGATATGAATACGGGGACTTTTGCAGCTTCGCCATTCGGCAAAGTAGTTATTGATCAGCTCGAAGAATATTTTAATGGAAAGCGAAAGTCGTTTCAACTTACGTTGGGAGATGTTGGGACAAAATTTGATGACCTGGTGTGGGATGAAGTATGCCGCATTAAATATGGAACTACACAATCGTATCAACAAATTGCCGAGCGCATAAATGCACCCGACAGTGTGCGTGCTGTAGGTGCCAGCAATGGCCGCAACCCCATATTAATAATTGTGCCTTGCCACCGTGTGATTGCTACTGATGGGTCGCTCAAAGGTTATGCAGGGCAGGTTTGGCGTAAGAAATGGTTACTCGAACACGAAGCCAAAATAGAGTGGGGAGTGCAAACGCTTTTTACTTGA
- the ychF gene encoding redox-regulated ATPase YchF — MGLKCGIVGLPNVGKSTLFNCLSNAKAQAANFPFCTIEPNIGVITVPDERLLKLELLVKPQRVVPTTIEIVDIAGLVKGASKGEGLGNQFLGNIRETDAILHVLRCFDDENVVHVDGSVNPIRDKEIIDAELQLKDLETVEKKMQRVERAAKVGTDKDAKKTYEVLSTYKQTLESGRSARLAPLSDEDRKYAADCFLLTEKPVLYVCNVDEKSVTQGNKYTQVVADAIKDENAGMLIIAAAIEAEISQLESFDDRQVFLADIGLTESGVSKLIREAYKLLSLSTYFTAGEKEVRAWTIHQGMTAPQAAGVIHTDFEKGFIKAEVISFSNFILYGSESACRDAGKLSIEGKEYVVNDGDVMHFRFNV; from the coding sequence ATGGGATTGAAGTGTGGAATAGTAGGATTACCCAACGTGGGCAAATCAACTTTGTTTAATTGCTTATCAAATGCCAAGGCGCAGGCCGCCAATTTTCCGTTTTGTACCATTGAGCCTAACATTGGTGTAATAACCGTGCCTGACGAAAGGCTGCTGAAATTGGAACTGCTTGTAAAGCCACAGCGTGTAGTACCTACTACCATTGAGATTGTTGATATAGCCGGCCTTGTAAAAGGTGCAAGTAAGGGCGAAGGTCTTGGTAATCAGTTTTTGGGAAACATTCGCGAAACCGATGCTATATTGCATGTGCTGCGCTGTTTTGATGATGAGAATGTGGTGCATGTTGATGGCAGTGTTAACCCTATTCGTGATAAGGAAATAATTGATGCAGAACTACAATTGAAAGATCTTGAAACAGTTGAAAAAAAAATGCAACGGGTAGAAAGGGCTGCTAAAGTTGGTACTGACAAGGATGCAAAAAAAACCTATGAGGTACTGAGCACCTATAAGCAAACCCTTGAAAGTGGCCGCAGCGCAAGGCTTGCACCACTAAGTGATGAAGATCGTAAGTATGCTGCCGACTGTTTTTTACTTACCGAAAAACCCGTGTTGTATGTGTGCAATGTTGACGAAAAATCGGTAACCCAAGGCAATAAGTATACGCAAGTAGTGGCCGATGCTATAAAGGATGAAAATGCAGGTATGCTGATAATTGCAGCAGCTATTGAAGCCGAGATATCGCAATTGGAAAGCTTTGACGACCGGCAAGTTTTTCTTGCCGATATAGGGTTGACCGAAAGTGGCGTTAGCAAACTCATTCGCGAAGCATATAAGTTGCTTAGCTTGTCAACCTATTTTACAGCAGGCGAAAAGGAGGTGCGTGCGTGGACCATACATCAGGGTATGACAGCGCCACAAGCAGCCGGTGTTATTCATACCGATTTTGAAAAAGGATTTATCAAAGCTGAGGTAATATCGTTTTCCAATTTTATACTCTACGGTTCAGAATCGGCTTGCCGCGATGCCGGCAAGCTTTCCATCGAAGGGAAAGAATATGTTGTAAATGATGGCGATGTAATGCATTTTAGATTTAATGTGTAA
- a CDS encoding transposase — MGRLKQKYPSIHKHYNIDIACKGNIAIDLNWTVNQHPNTHGTYFIRTSLNKKDNATLWQIYNSIREIESTFRYLKTDIDLRPIYHKTDAASTAHIHLALLAYWTVNTIRHQLKANNINTQWCDIVRTMNTQKYRGSCNVG, encoded by the coding sequence ATCGGCCGACTCAAACAAAAATATCCTTCCATACACAAGCACTACAACATTGACATTGCATGCAAAGGCAACATAGCTATCGATTTAAATTGGACTGTCAACCAACACCCCAACACACACGGCACTTATTTTATACGCACCTCGCTCAATAAAAAAGACAACGCCACACTATGGCAAATCTACAACAGCATTCGCGAAATAGAATCTACCTTCCGTTACCTTAAAACAGATATAGACCTGCGCCCTATATATCACAAAACCGATGCAGCATCAACGGCACACATACACCTGGCGCTACTCGCTTACTGGACTGTAAACACTATCCGGCATCAACTAAAAGCAAACAACATAAACACACAATGGTGCGATATTGTACGTACAATGAATACGCAAAAATATCGGGGTAGCTGCAATGTGGGTTAA
- a CDS encoding PKD domain-containing protein, whose product MLSKNSLFVILMLLSLRGIAQTPPHYFHQPANVGVNNLFLNDGVSKKFLFIYTQAELASMVSPVTGSLSFDTLFLRSNMSSTMNLTGLVITIGHSTLNVPVNNFAANFNVGVSQVVLNAPNISITTLPGAWNVPSDKWTAFPIGNFTYDGINNLVVQMEYQTNSFPAPFYAENGGVPISVYAATNGASNATGNTARPMFGFTASCNLSLGADTSICPGQSVTIAGTPNLGTYFWNTGDTTSTIIVSAPGTYILTVNGSCGFLIDTVIVTQGVCGVPLISISSSDTIFCDKQCIDFTDLSINTPTSWLWTFSGGSPSTSTDQNPIGICYNNYGAFDVQLIACNAAGCDTLLLPAFINELQVPSPPVVIVQGDSLVCTTVAASYAWFNINNANLILGTNNYFVPSTAGVYYVLITDSNQCQNVSANISSTVGIYEVLLSTINSYWNNDNFVIESKMPLVGYAVTDMSGKIILQEKITGTQKIIISKNSFTSTGVYFIRVEGLDGSTQVLKIVNKP is encoded by the coding sequence ATGCTGTCGAAAAATAGTCTATTTGTAATATTGATGTTGTTGAGCCTAAGAGGCATTGCCCAAACTCCACCACACTATTTTCACCAACCTGCCAATGTGGGGGTAAACAATTTGTTCCTCAATGATGGAGTATCTAAAAAATTTCTTTTCATTTATACACAAGCAGAACTGGCATCTATGGTATCGCCCGTAACGGGTTCCTTGTCCTTCGACACACTTTTCCTGCGCAGTAATATGTCGTCCACAATGAATTTGACCGGCTTGGTAATCACAATAGGCCACAGTACTCTTAATGTGCCGGTAAATAATTTTGCTGCTAACTTTAATGTAGGAGTATCGCAGGTTGTGCTCAATGCACCTAATATTTCTATTACCACTCTGCCTGGTGCATGGAATGTTCCTTCCGATAAATGGACCGCTTTTCCTATTGGTAATTTTACCTATGATGGCATAAACAATCTTGTGGTTCAAATGGAATATCAAACCAATTCGTTTCCTGCTCCCTTTTATGCCGAAAATGGTGGCGTGCCTATAAGCGTGTATGCAGCAACCAATGGCGCTTCCAATGCAACTGGCAATACTGCCAGGCCCATGTTTGGCTTTACAGCATCGTGTAATTTATCGTTGGGGGCCGATACAAGTATTTGCCCCGGTCAATCGGTTACTATTGCCGGAACTCCAAACCTTGGCACTTACTTTTGGAATACCGGTGATACCACTTCCACAATTATTGTCTCTGCACCCGGTACGTATATACTCACTGTTAACGGCTCATGCGGATTTCTTATCGATACCGTTATTGTTACTCAGGGAGTTTGTGGTGTGCCACTTATCAGTATATCATCAAGTGATACCATTTTTTGCGATAAGCAGTGTATTGATTTTACAGACCTTTCAATCAACACGCCCACATCATGGCTGTGGACTTTTTCGGGAGGCAGCCCATCAACTTCTACCGACCAAAACCCAATAGGAATTTGTTACAATAATTACGGAGCATTCGATGTGCAACTTATAGCGTGCAATGCTGCCGGATGCGATACGCTTTTATTACCTGCCTTTATTAATGAGTTGCAAGTACCGTCACCACCGGTAGTTATAGTGCAAGGCGATTCGCTCGTGTGCACCACTGTTGCTGCAAGTTACGCATGGTTCAATATTAATAATGCCAACCTGATTTTAGGAACCAATAATTATTTTGTGCCATCAACTGCAGGAGTGTACTATGTGCTTATTACCGATAGTAATCAATGTCAAAATGTGTCGGCCAATATATCATCCACGGTAGGTATATACGAAGTTTTGCTGAGTACAATTAATTCCTACTGGAACAACGATAATTTTGTGATTGAAAGCAAAATGCCTTTGGTTGGTTATGCCGTCACCGATATGAGCGGAAAGATTATTTTACAAGAAAAAATAACCGGAACACAGAAAATTATCATTTCCAAAAACAGTTTTACCTCCACCGGAGTTTATTTTATTCGGGTAGAAGGATTGGATGGAAGTACGCAGGTTTTGAAAATAGTGAACAAACCTTAA